One stretch of bacterium DNA includes these proteins:
- a CDS encoding hydrogenase iron-sulfur subunit, whose product MPSPSERTSSETRRSELGVRSSFEPRIIAFLCNWCTYAGADLAGTSRVQYPPNTRTIRVMCSGAVDPTLVLEAFRDGADAVLIGGCHPGDCHYQNGNYKTRKRVALLKGLMRQLGIEEERLRLEWISAAEGAKFADTVRDYTEQIRSLGPLRTPAPAEAVH is encoded by the coding sequence ATGCCGTCACCATCCGAGCGCACCTCGTCTGAAACTCGGCGTTCGGAACTCGGCGTTCGCAGTTCGTTTGAGCCTCGTATTATCGCTTTCCTCTGCAACTGGTGTACCTATGCCGGAGCGGACCTCGCCGGCACGTCGCGCGTGCAGTACCCGCCGAATACTCGGACCATCAGAGTAATGTGTTCGGGTGCGGTCGACCCGACGCTTGTCCTTGAGGCGTTCCGCGACGGCGCCGACGCAGTCCTCATCGGAGGTTGCCATCCCGGCGACTGTCACTACCAGAACGGCAACTACAAGACCCGCAAGCGGGTCGCGCTGCTCAAGGGCCTGATGCGGCAGCTCGGCATTGAAGAGGAGCGGCTCAGGCTCGAATGGATATCCGCGGCCGAAGGCGCCAAGTTCGCCGACACGGTGCGCGATTACACCGAGCAGATTCGCTCGCTCGGCCCGCTGCGCACGCCAGCGCCTGCAGAAGCAGTCCACTGA
- a CDS encoding FAD-dependent oxidoreductase gives MDEVADKVVAAPVTGKVGAVLVIGGGIGGVQSALDLADSGYKVYLVDRAPAIGGIMSMLDKTFPTNDCSMCILSPKLVAAGRHKDIHLMTLTEVLGIEGEPGAFKVRLKRHARSVDLSKCTGCGDCLTKCPVKDLPNEFEGGLSNRRAIYRLYAQAVPNVPTIDREHCLKFTKDKCGACQKACKAGAIDYTQQDEEVVVDVGSVVVTAGSKIAPTALRPEYGHGRYPNVVSSLEFERILSASGPYSGHVQRPSDGKAPKKVAWLQCIGSRDESVERGYCSAMCCMYAVKEAVITREHSGDVEPTVFYMDMRSYGKDFDRYVERAEQQYGVRLMRARVPEIREDPATHNLTVRYASDAGNFAEEFDMVVLSCGFVPPPELVDLGRRLDIELDHYGFAATDAWAPTATSHAGISVAGSFAQPMAIPETVTGASGAAASAEAILAGERGTLVAPVEAPAEQDVAGAEPRVGVFVCHCGVNIGRVVRVAEVVEFARTLPNVVFAEENLYSCSGDAQERLKDRIREHKLNRVVVASCTPRTHEPLFQETLAQAGLNPHLFEMANIREQCSWTHSERPDEATAKAKDLVEMAVAKSRLLESLHTVTLPVTQKALVVGGGIAGMTSALSLAGEGFDVFLVEREKYLGGNARSIAKTVEGDDVQKRLKDLADKVTSHPRIKTFLGASVKKVQGFVGNFKTTVEQRVNGEKGKGEGGAPDFAIHNSQFTISEIEHGVVVVATGAQYRTPTEYCYGQSPSIVSQKELEDVLSGVRQSAFDVRRLQSVAMIQCVGSREGDRPYCSRICCTEAVKNALAIKELNPDADVFVLYRDIRTYGMREEYFRGAREKGVVFIRYSPEAKPEVRVVDGRPVVTVNDPILGRAIELQPDVLALSTGIVPQTGSEELAQMLKVPLNSDGFFLEAHVKLRPVDFATEGIFTAGLCHYPKFIDEAATQAEAAAGRAATILAKDTYRAEAVTAHVDEQLCSGCGICVPICAYGAPGLIEKDGRTVSHVNEALCKGCGSCAAACPSGAMTHLGFKIEQTRAMLQAALKFKPEGPKDEAGKAAI, from the coding sequence GTGGATGAGGTAGCCGACAAGGTCGTGGCCGCACCTGTCACCGGGAAGGTTGGCGCCGTGCTGGTTATTGGCGGTGGCATCGGCGGGGTGCAGTCCGCTCTCGACCTGGCCGATTCCGGCTATAAGGTCTATCTTGTCGATCGTGCCCCGGCCATCGGCGGCATCATGTCGATGCTCGACAAGACGTTCCCAACCAACGACTGTTCGATGTGCATCCTCTCGCCCAAGCTGGTCGCCGCCGGCCGCCACAAGGACATTCATCTGATGACTCTGACCGAGGTGCTCGGCATCGAGGGTGAGCCCGGTGCGTTCAAGGTCCGGCTCAAGCGGCACGCGCGTTCGGTCGACCTGTCGAAGTGCACCGGGTGCGGCGACTGCCTGACCAAGTGCCCGGTGAAAGACCTGCCGAACGAGTTCGAGGGTGGGCTCTCGAACCGCCGCGCCATCTACCGGCTCTACGCGCAGGCTGTGCCGAACGTGCCGACCATCGACCGCGAGCACTGCCTGAAGTTCACCAAGGACAAGTGCGGCGCGTGCCAGAAGGCGTGCAAGGCTGGTGCAATCGACTACACGCAGCAGGATGAAGAAGTGGTCGTGGACGTTGGCTCGGTTGTGGTCACTGCCGGCTCGAAGATTGCTCCGACCGCGCTCCGGCCCGAGTACGGCCACGGCCGGTACCCGAACGTCGTCTCCAGCCTCGAGTTCGAGCGTATTCTCTCCGCCTCCGGGCCCTACTCCGGCCACGTCCAGCGTCCTTCCGACGGCAAGGCGCCGAAGAAGGTGGCGTGGCTGCAGTGCATCGGCTCGCGCGATGAGTCGGTCGAGCGCGGCTATTGCTCGGCGATGTGCTGCATGTATGCGGTCAAGGAAGCTGTCATCACGCGGGAGCACTCAGGCGACGTTGAGCCGACGGTCTTCTACATGGACATGCGTTCGTACGGCAAGGACTTCGACCGGTACGTCGAGCGGGCCGAGCAGCAATACGGCGTCCGGCTTATGCGCGCCCGCGTACCGGAAATCCGCGAAGACCCCGCGACCCACAATCTCACCGTTCGCTACGCCTCCGATGCCGGCAACTTCGCCGAGGAGTTCGACATGGTCGTCCTCTCCTGCGGATTCGTGCCGCCGCCGGAACTGGTGGACCTGGGCAGGCGGCTCGACATCGAGCTGGATCACTATGGTTTCGCCGCTACCGATGCCTGGGCACCAACTGCCACCAGCCATGCGGGAATCAGCGTGGCGGGCAGTTTTGCGCAGCCAATGGCCATTCCTGAGACTGTCACGGGCGCTTCGGGCGCTGCCGCGTCAGCCGAAGCAATCCTGGCAGGGGAGAGGGGCACGCTGGTCGCACCGGTTGAAGCGCCGGCAGAGCAGGATGTCGCCGGGGCTGAACCGCGGGTCGGCGTCTTTGTCTGCCACTGCGGCGTGAACATCGGCCGCGTCGTGCGCGTTGCCGAGGTCGTCGAGTTTGCGCGGACGCTGCCCAACGTAGTCTTTGCCGAGGAGAACCTCTACTCCTGCTCGGGCGACGCCCAGGAACGGCTCAAGGACCGCATCCGCGAGCACAAACTGAACCGTGTTGTCGTCGCGTCGTGTACGCCGCGCACCCACGAGCCGCTGTTCCAGGAGACGCTGGCTCAGGCCGGGCTGAACCCACACCTGTTTGAGATGGCCAACATCCGGGAGCAGTGCAGTTGGACTCACAGCGAACGGCCGGACGAGGCCACGGCCAAGGCGAAGGATCTAGTCGAGATGGCGGTGGCCAAGTCTCGCCTATTGGAGTCGCTGCATACGGTGACCCTGCCGGTGACCCAGAAGGCGCTTGTGGTCGGTGGCGGCATTGCGGGAATGACGTCGGCGCTATCCCTGGCCGGCGAAGGGTTCGACGTGTTCCTGGTCGAGCGTGAGAAATATCTCGGCGGAAATGCCCGCAGCATCGCGAAGACGGTCGAAGGCGACGACGTGCAGAAGCGCCTGAAGGACCTGGCCGACAAGGTTACGAGTCATCCGCGTATCAAGACGTTCCTCGGCGCGAGCGTCAAGAAGGTCCAGGGATTCGTGGGGAACTTCAAGACCACGGTCGAGCAAAGAGTGAATGGTGAAAAAGGAAAGGGTGAAGGCGGAGCTCCGGATTTCGCTATTCACAATTCACAATTCACCATTTCCGAGATTGAGCACGGCGTCGTTGTGGTTGCCACCGGCGCGCAGTACCGTACGCCGACCGAGTACTGCTATGGCCAGAGCCCCAGCATCGTCAGCCAGAAGGAACTTGAGGACGTGCTGTCTGGCGTTCGGCAATCGGCGTTCGACGTCCGGCGTTTGCAGAGCGTCGCCATGATCCAGTGCGTCGGGTCGCGCGAAGGCGACCGGCCCTACTGCTCGCGCATCTGCTGCACCGAGGCTGTGAAGAATGCGCTTGCCATCAAAGAACTGAACCCCGACGCCGATGTCTTTGTGCTGTACCGGGACATACGCACCTATGGCATGCGCGAGGAGTACTTCCGTGGGGCCCGCGAGAAGGGTGTTGTCTTCATCCGCTACTCGCCCGAGGCCAAGCCCGAGGTCCGGGTCGTCGACGGTCGGCCGGTGGTCACTGTCAATGACCCGATACTCGGCCGGGCAATCGAGCTGCAGCCGGATGTCCTCGCGCTCTCGACCGGCATCGTGCCGCAAACGGGCTCCGAAGAATTGGCCCAGATGCTCAAGGTCCCGCTCAACTCCGACGGCTTCTTCCTCGAGGCCCACGTGAAGCTGCGGCCGGTGGACTTCGCGACCGAGGGCATATTCACTGCAGGGCTGTGCCACTACCCCAAGTTCATCGACGAGGCTGCCACGCAGGCCGAAGCCGCCGCCGGCAGGGCGGCTACGATACTCGCCAAGGACACCTACAGGGCCGAAGCGGTGACCGCCCACGTGGACGAGCAACTCTGCTCGGGCTGCGGTATCTGCGTTCCGATCTGCGCGTACGGCGCGCCCGGGCTGATTGAGAAGGACGGCAGGACCGTGTCGCACGTCAACGAGGCGTTGTGCAAGGGTTGCGGCAGTTGCGCCGCGGCCTGTCCTTCGGGGGCGATGACGCATCTTGGATTCAAGATCGAACAGACTAGAGCGATGCTTCAGGCCGCGCTGAAATTCAAGCCGGAAGGGCCGAAGGATGAAGCAGGAAAGGCAGCGATCTAG
- a CDS encoding 4Fe-4S dicluster domain-containing protein, with amino-acid sequence MAEAPELLVNDLDTEFKTRLAEKYGDTGFMHCLSCGSCSASCPVRKLEEKYNPRRIIRMAIVGMKDEVYKSEFVWMCSYHTTCLNRCPQKVNIGEVADVVSRMAEGERKRPASHNGKVTQAERNRDFKQQVMKAAGSVSACFTCGSCTAVCPEALFDSSKDARRFIRKVNLGLRDEALADEFKDICATHFRCLSRCPQGVQISRIMNAMKQCALEDGYSYPTSLAALEKSEHKSG; translated from the coding sequence TTGGCTGAAGCGCCGGAGCTTCTGGTAAACGATCTCGACACCGAGTTCAAGACCCGGCTGGCCGAGAAGTACGGCGATACCGGGTTCATGCACTGCCTTTCCTGCGGTTCGTGCTCGGCGTCCTGCCCGGTGCGAAAGCTGGAGGAGAAGTACAACCCGAGACGCATCATCAGGATGGCGATAGTCGGCATGAAGGACGAAGTCTACAAGTCCGAGTTCGTCTGGATGTGCTCCTACCATACTACCTGTCTGAACCGCTGCCCGCAGAAGGTGAATATCGGCGAAGTAGCCGACGTGGTCTCGCGCATGGCGGAGGGGGAGCGCAAGCGGCCTGCCTCCCACAATGGCAAGGTGACACAGGCGGAGCGGAACCGAGACTTCAAACAACAGGTAATGAAGGCCGCCGGGAGCGTTTCGGCATGCTTCACCTGTGGTTCCTGCACGGCGGTATGCCCGGAGGCGCTGTTCGATTCCTCAAAGGATGCCCGCCGTTTCATCCGCAAGGTCAACCTCGGACTGCGGGACGAGGCACTCGCCGACGAGTTCAAAGACATCTGTGCGACGCACTTCCGTTGCCTTTCCCGTTGCCCGCAGGGAGTGCAGATAAGCAGGATAATGAACGCGATGAAGCAGTGCGCACTTGAAGATGGCTACAGTTATCCTACATCGTTAGCGGCCTTGGAGAAGAGCGAGCATAAGAGTGGATGA